A genomic stretch from Setaria viridis chromosome 1, Setaria_viridis_v4.0, whole genome shotgun sequence includes:
- the LOC117835914 gene encoding uncharacterized protein produces MAATAVAARSKALARAVSYSLLHRSCLPASRRASCINRLPLVSDGLLSALPLHSAVASARLQSAIASESRSWCLVPQGNSMPL; encoded by the exons ATGgcggccaccgccgtcgccgcccgatCTAAGGCCTTAGCCCGCGCCGTCTCCtactccctcctccaccgcaGCTGCCTCCCCGCCTCTCGCCGCGCCTCCTGCATCAACAG GTTACCGCTTGTGTCCGATGGGTTGCTCTCCGCGCTGCCGCTCCACAGCGCTGTCGCGTCCGCGAGGCTGCAGTCGGCCATCGCGTCTGAGTCTCGGAGCTGGTGTCTCGTCCCCCAAG GAAACTCCATGCCTTTATGA